CTGCGACCGAGATTGTTATCATGTCGTCAAAAATGTTCTTCATCAAGAAGCCGATTTTATCTGGCATAAAGATTTTGTCTTGCCCAAGACGGATTGCGTGATTCTTCCGGGCGGCTTTTCCTATGGTGATTACCTGCGTTGCGGGGCTATTGCCAATTTTTCTCCCATAATGAAAGAGGTTGTAGCTTTTGCCAACAAGGGTGGAAAAGTTTTGGGGATTTGCAACGGCTTTCAAATTCTCACCGAATCGCGTTTGCTGCCCGGTGTTTTACTTCGAAATAAAAATCTTCATTTCATCTGCAAAACAGTGAATTTAAAAGTAGTGAATGCTCAAACTTCTTTTACTGATAACTATAAACTGGCAACTGTAGTTCAAATGCCCATTGCCCATGCAGAAGGTAATTATTTTGCAGATCCAGATACTCTAAAATCATTGCAGGACAATCAGCAAATTGCGTTTCAATATTGTGATGAAAGCGGAGAAGTAAACGAAGCGGCTAATCCCAATGGGGCCCTTCGAAATATTGCAGGTATTTTTAATAAAGAAAAAAATGTACTGGGTTTAATGCCTCATCCGGAAAGGCTTTCAGAATCTATATTAGGAGGAGAGGATGGGAGAAAAATATTTGAGGGATTGCTATGAAAGAATGGGAAAAACCACGTTCTGAAAGAAAATGGGTAGAGAAAATCTCTCATTCTTATGAGGAAGCTAGGGAGTTTGATGTACATTTTTGGGATCAAGCTAGTCCGGGGGCTCGATTTTACGCGACTGTGCTAATGGTTCTGGAAGGTTTGAAAATGAAAGGAATGAGCGATGCAGAACTTAGTCAGTGCAGACTTCGAAGAGATATTCAAAATATTAAACGAGTTCGGGATTAAATATTTGGTAGTTGGCGCATTTGCAGTAATCAATTATACCGAACCTCGTTATACCAAAGATCTCGATATTTTAATTTTGCCTGACATTAACGATCATCAGCGAGTCTACCAAGCGTTGAAGAAATTTGGGGCGCCTTTGCAGGGAATTAACCCAGAAGATTTTAAAAATCCAGAGCTGGTGTATCAAATTGGAGTAGAGCCTTTCCGAATAGATATTTTGACGCAAATTGACGGGGTCAAACTTCCTGAAGTTTGGGATAGAAAAAGTGAAGCTCTTTACGGTGACACTTTAATCCATGTGCTCAGTTTTGAGGATATTGTCAGTGCGAAAAGGGCCTCTGCTCGTCCCAAAGATTTATTAGACATTGATACTCTTTATTATCATCAAAAAATACGATCTAAAAAAAAATGAATATCACCCCCGAAATTATCCAAAAACATGGTCTGAATTTAGAAGAATACCAACGCATTTTGACTATCATCGGTCGGGAACCTAATCTCGTCGAACTCGGCATCTTTGGTGCCATGTGGTCTGAGCACTGCTCTTATAAATCCTCAAAAGTTCATCTCAGAAAATTTCCCACCACGGGGAAGCGTATCCTCCAAGGTCCTGGGGAAAATGCAGGGGTCATCGATATCGGCGAGGGCAAGGCCCTTGTTTTCAAAATGGAATCTCACAATCATCCTTCTTTCATCGAGCCTTATCAGGGTGCAGCAACGGGAGTGGGGGGGATTTTGCGCGATGTCTTTACCATGGGAGCGCGTCCTATTGCCTTGCTGGATTCCCTTCGATTTGGGGAAGTCACCCATTCAAAAACCAAATTTTTAGTGAATGGAGTTGTGAGCGGCATTGCCGGCTATGGCAATTGTATGGGGGTTCCCACGGTAGGTGGCGAAACTTCTTTTGAGCCCTGTTACAACCAAAATAATTTGGTGAATGCGATGTGCGTGGGCTTAGTAGATAAAAATAAAATTTTTAAAGGGATTGCCTCTGGAGTGGGAAATCCTCTTCTCTATGTGGGCTCCAAAACCGGTCGGGATGGCATCCACGGGGCGGTGATGGCCTCGGCAGAGTTTGATGAGAAGAGCGAAGAAAAACGACCCACGGTGCAAGTGGGAGATCCCTTTACCGAAAAGCTGCTTTTGGAGGCCTGCCAAGAGCTTTTCCAGAAAGATTTTTTGATCGGCATTCAAGATATGGGTGCTGCCGGCCTTACTTCTTCTTCTTTTGAGATGGCTTCACGTTCTGGAACAGGATTGAAAATGAATCTGGATGCCGTGCCTGCCCGAGAAGAAAATATGACGGCCTATGAATTCATGCTCTCTGAATCGCAGGAACGCATGCTTTGTGTGGTTAAGAAAGGCTTTGAAGAAGAGACGATAACTATCTTTAAAAAATGGGATTTAGATGCAGCGGTTATTGGCGAAGTAACGGCTGATGGACAGATGCAGATTTTTTATCAAGGTGAAAAAGTAGTGGATTTGCCGATTGAACCTTTGGTGTCGCAGGCGCCGGTTTATGAGAGGGAGATGAGGGCACCGAGTGGTCATAACGCCCCCCAACCCCCTCTTAGCTTAAGAGGGGGAGTAGCGGATTCTGATAATAATCAGATTTTATTAAAGCTCCTTTCCTCCCCCAACCTCTGCTCCAAACGCTGGATTTACGAGCAATATGATCACATGGTGCAATTAGGCACAGTGGTGCTTCCGGGTTCAGATGCCGCTGTGCTGCGTATTCCCGGAACCCAAAAAGGAGTAGCTTTATCGGTAGATTGCAATTCTATCTATTGCTTTCTCAATCCCCGAGAAGGGGGAAAGATCGCGGTCGCGGAAGCGGCGCGAAATGTCGTCTGTTCGGGGGCCGAGCCTTTGGCGATCACCGATTGTCTTAATTTTGGAAATCCTGAAAAACCCGAAGTGATGTGGCAATTCAAAGAGGCCGTAGAAGGGATTGCGGAAGCCTGTCTAGCCTTGGATACCCCCGTCACCGGTGGAAATGTGAGTTTGTACAATGAGACAAAAGGAGAGGCGATTTATCCCACTCCTACCATTGGCATGGTGGGTGTTTTGGAAAACATTACGCATCACACCTCGAGTTTCTTTAAGGCCGAAGGGGATCTCATCTTTTTAGTGGGCGAGACCCTGGATGAATTGGGAGGGAGTGAATATCAAAAACAAATCGAAGGAAAAGTAGAGGGGCCTATTCCGATTTTGGATTTAGAAAAAGAAAAAAGAGTTCAAGCTTTTGTTCTCGAGGCTATCCGCACGGGCTTAGTCCAAAGCGCCCACGATTTGTCCGAAGGCGGACTGGCCATTGCTTTGGCGGAATCTTGTATTTCAGGTCCAAAAACTTTCGGGGTCCAAATGGATTTGACTCCCGTAGGGGCAATTCATGAATTGCCCTTACTGTTCGGCGAATCTCAAAGTCGGGTATTGCTTTCAGCCTCGAGCAATCATAAAGAGAAGTTGCTAAATTTAGCAAAGAAACACGCTGTTCCATTTGCACAAATTGGCAAAGTAGTCGGCAATCAATTTGAATTGGGAAATTTAATTTCTCTTCCGATTTCTGAAGTAAAAGAGAAGTGGGAGAATGGGTTTAGAGAGACGGTTTTAAATAGTTAGTTATTCCTTCCCTTAAGCTAAGGGGAGGTTAGGAGGGGTTATGTCCAATTGGATCCAATTGCCATAACGCCCCCTGACCCCCTCTTAGCTTAAGAGGGGGAAGGGTAAGTTCACATGTGTGGAATTGTCGGCATCTACAATCATCCTGAAGCGGCAAAGCTGGCCTACCTGGGTTTGTACGCCCTTCAACATCGCGGTCAGGAGTCTGGCGGTATTGTGACCAGCGATGGCCTTCGTCTTCATTCTCATCGTCAGATGGGATTAGTGGCCGATATTTTTTCCGAGGAATCCTTCAAAAAATTACCCGGTAATTCAGCCATTGGTCATGTCCGTTACTCGACGGCGGGATCATCCGAACTCAAGAACTGCCAGCCTTTTGTCGTCGATTATTCCCGAGGTGGCATCGCCGTTGCGCACAATGGAAATCTGGTGAATGCGATGGCCGTCCGCGCCGAGTTTGAGGCCCATGGCTCCATCTTTCAATCCACCATGGATACGGAAGTCATTATTCATCTGATTGCTTCTTCCAAACAAAATTCTTTGGTGGAACGTGTACAATTTGCCCTGAATCGCATCAAGGGGGCCTACTCGCTGGTGTTTCTTACCGAGACCCGCATGATTGTCGCGCGTGATCCAGGAGGCTTTCGTCCTCTTGTTTTGGGCGACTTGCATGGATCTCCTGTCGTCGTGTCCGAAAGTTGTGCCCTGGATTTGATTGAAGCCAAGTATGTTCGTGATATCGAGCCTGGCGAGATAGTGGTTTTTGATAAAGACGGCGCTCATTCTTTCAAACTTCCTGAAACAAAAAAACACCATTGTATTTTTGAGTATGTCTACTTTGCTCGTCCGGATTCTAAAATTGATGGAGATAATGTCTACGACATCCGCAAAGGCTTTGGTCACCAGCTGGCAAAGGAACATCCCGTTGAAGCGGATATCGTCGTGCCTGTTCCAGATTCGGGCGTGCCGGCGGCCTTGGGTTATGCCGAAGCATCGGGGATTCCTTTTCAAATGGGGCTCATTCGAAATCATTATGTGGGACGAACTTTTATTGAACCCGAAGACAGCATTCGCCACTTTGGTGTAAAAATTAAGCTCAATCCCATTCGCGATCTGATTCAGGGTAAACGCATAGTGCTCGTGGATGATTCCATCGTGCGCGGCACCACCTCGCGTAAAATTATCAAGATGGTGCGTGATGCGGGGGCGAAAGAAGTACACTTCAGGATTTCATCCCCCCCCACAAAATGGCCCTGTTTTTATGGAATAGACACCCCGGACCGCAAACAACTCATCGCGGCCACCCATGAAATTGACGAGATTCGCCGCTATATTACGGCGGATAGCCTGGCCTACCTTTCTACGGAATCTCTCTATTGGTTCCAAAAAGGGGACTCCAAAGGCTTTTGTGATGCTTGCTTTACAGGTCGCTTTCCAGTACCTTTGACAGATCATCCCGAGATGACGCAGTTTAGTTTGTGGGAGGATTAGATTGTCGTGCAGAATATTGCCCATTCAAAGAATAATATTCCAGTTCGTTTAACAGATGAACGATGGGCCCATATTACAGAGGAGCATTCGGAGCTGGCGGGTAGGCGATATGAAGTTTTGGAAACTATTTCAAATCCCGATAAAATTTTGGAAGGTAATTTAGGTGCCTTGATTGCAGTTCGAAGATTAGAAGTTTATAAAAAACTGTTGCTTGTTGTATATAAAGAATTAGGGGGGGATGGATTTGTGATTACAGCATTTCTTACTTCCCGTGAGAGAAATTTGGAAAGGAGAAAGATAATATGGCCTTCCCATTGAAAGATTATTTAGCACTATTGCCTACACTTAAGGCTACTCCTCAAGGTTATCTTTGGTCTTCCTATGATGAGGAGGCAGATGTCCTCTATGTTAATTTTAAAAAACCATCTTTTGCCACAGACAGCGAAATTACAGATGAAGATATAATCATTCGCTACGATGAGAATGAAGATGTGGTTGGTCTTACAATTTTGAATGCTAGTAAAAGATAGAAGGTCTAAATGATACCTAACTTTTTTCAATTTCACCTTCCCACCAAAATCCTTTTTCAAGCAGGGCTTGCAAAAGATTTTTCGAATGAGCTGGCCCAGCTGGGGGTAAATAAAATTTTATTTTTGACAGATTCTTATTGGGCCAAGCAGCCTGTCACCCAGGAAATTATTGAAGGACTTAAAACTGCGGGGATCGAAGCGGTTGAAGTTTTTTCCGACATCCCTCCCAACTCCGAATTGAAGGTGGTTCATCAGGCGACTGAATTGGGTAAAAAAATAGAGGCCGATGGAATCATCGCTTTAGGCGGTGGGTCGGTGATGGATACGGCCAAGGCAGCAAATATCTTGCTTAGCCTGGGCGGGGATCTGGTAAATGATTATTCGGGCACCCAAACGATTACTTCCGATCTCAAACCTCTCATTGTGATTCCCACTACTTCTGGAACAGGCAGTGAGGTGACCAAAGTGGCCGTGATTTACGACGCAGAACACGAAGTAAAACTCGCTTTTGTCGACACGCATTTGTATCCGACCTTGGCCATCCTCGATCCTGAGCTCACCCTCACCATGCCCCCTCAACTGACGGCCATGACAGGGATGGATGCTCTCACTCATGCGATTGAATCTTATACCTCCCAAGAACAAAATTCTTTTTCGCATGCCCTCGCGAAACACGCGATTCAACTTGTTGTTGAAAATTTACCCTTGGCGACCAAAGAGGGAAGTAATCTAGAAGCCAGATCTGCTCTTTTGGTGGCGTCTAACTTGGCCGGAGTTGCCTTTGATCATGCGATGGTTGGCATTGTGCATTCGATGAGTCACTCCGTGGGTGCGGTCAGTCATGTGCCTCATGGTTTGGCCAACAGCATTTTGCTGCCTTATGGAATGGAATATAATTTTGAGCTTTGTGAAAGTCAGTATGCCGATCTGGCTTTTTCTTTAGGCGCCCTGGAACAAAGTGGGAAAGCGGCCCTGAAATCGGTCTATGCCCTGCGAGCCCAGCTGAAAGAGATTTGCGGGCTGCCGGATAGTCTGAAAGAAGCCGGAGTAAAAGAAGAAGATCTCCCCCGCGTTGCACAACTTGCCGTGGAAGATGGATCAAGTTTTTATAACCCGAAGGAAGTGGTGGAAACTGAAGTGTTGGAGACTTTAAAAAAAGCTTATTGAAAACTTCTCTTTTCCCTCTTCTTTAGTAAGGAGAGGGTTAGGGTGAGGTAGAAAGTCAAAATAACATGTCCTATTTTGCTAGCTCAGAAAAACTTCAAGATATCCTCGGCAATTTCTTTCGCTTACTCGCGAATGATTCCAACATTGGCCCCAAACTCAAGGCCTCCAATCTCATCGTCAAATTCAATTACACCGAGCCGGCCCTTTCCATCACCATTAATTGCACCAAAGATCCGGTTGAAATTTTATTCAACGACACCACACTCAAGCCCGAAGTTGAAATGACCATGAAGGCCGATACGGCACACAAATTCTGGTTTGGAAAGGTGAACTTGGTCATCGCGCTGACTCGCAGAGAAATTACGGCGAAGGGATCCATCCCCAAAGTTTTAAAATTGTTACCGGTCATCAAACCCGCTTACGCCTTGTATCCCAAGTTTATTCAGGAGAAGGATGCTGGGTTGATGTTGTAGTCCCCCCTCTTAAGCTAAGAGGGGGATAGGGGGAGTTATGGAAACTCTGGAAGTTCAACTTTGGAAAAGACAAAACCGTTTTCAAAATAATCCAAGATTGAAAAACTTTCGTAGAGAATTAAGAAGTAATCAAACTGAAGCTGAAAAACTATTGTGGCAAAAAATAAGAGCGAAACAAATAAAGGGGTATAAATTTATACGTCAGTTTAGTATTTCTCATTACATCTTAGATTTTTATTGTGCCGAAACAAAACTTGGAATTGAACTGGACGGTGGAGGGCATGCCTCTCCTGAAACTACTCTTAAAGATTTGGAAAAAGAAAATTATTTGAAGGCTTTTGGAATCAAAGTTCTTCGTTTTTGGAATACCGATATTTATACAAATTTAGATTCAGTACTAAATGAAATTGCTCAAAATTTGCCATAACCCCTCCTAACCTCCCCTTAGCTTAAGGGGAGGGACTTGGAATATAGAAGGTTGATTATTATGTCCCTATCTTATGACCTCAGCCCCGAACAAGAACTGCTGCGCAAAACCATTCGTGATTTTGCGGAGAAAGAAATTCTTCCTCTGCGCCAGAAGCTGGATGAAAAAGAAGAATTCTCCGTCGAGCTTACTTTAAAGATGGGAGAATTGTGTTTGTTTGGAATGACGGCCGATCCTACCTTTGGAGGGCATGGGATGGATTATCTCAGCTATGTGATTGCCGTGGAAGAACTGGCTCGCGTGGATGGCTGCCAGGCTGCCACTGTCGCCGCGGAAAACACCTTGGGCATTGGGCCCATCAATTGGTGGGGAACTAAGGAGCAAAAAGAAAAATATCTTCCTGCCCTGTGTGAAGGGAAAAAACTGTGGGGCTTTGGTTTAACCGAACCCGATGCCGGATCCGATGCTCAAAATTCCAAGACGAAGGCCGAACTCAAAAATGGCCAGTGGCTGATCAACGGCGCCAAAATTTTTATTACCAATGCCGCAAATCCGCTAACTGCGGGGGTTACCGTCCAAGCGGTGAGTGGTGAGAAAAATGGAAAAAAAGAAATCAGCTGCGTA
This genomic stretch from Deltaproteobacteria bacterium harbors:
- a CDS encoding endonuclease domain-containing protein, whose translation is METLEVQLWKRQNRFQNNPRLKNFRRELRSNQTEAEKLLWQKIRAKQIKGYKFIRQFSISHYILDFYCAETKLGIELDGGGHASPETTLKDLEKENYLKAFGIKVLRFWNTDIYTNLDSVLNEIAQNLP
- a CDS encoding iron-containing alcohol dehydrogenase, whose product is MIPNFFQFHLPTKILFQAGLAKDFSNELAQLGVNKILFLTDSYWAKQPVTQEIIEGLKTAGIEAVEVFSDIPPNSELKVVHQATELGKKIEADGIIALGGGSVMDTAKAANILLSLGGDLVNDYSGTQTITSDLKPLIVIPTTSGTGSEVTKVAVIYDAEHEVKLAFVDTHLYPTLAILDPELTLTMPPQLTAMTGMDALTHAIESYTSQEQNSFSHALAKHAIQLVVENLPLATKEGSNLEARSALLVASNLAGVAFDHAMVGIVHSMSHSVGAVSHVPHGLANSILLPYGMEYNFELCESQYADLAFSLGALEQSGKAALKSVYALRAQLKEICGLPDSLKEAGVKEEDLPRVAQLAVEDGSSFYNPKEVVETEVLETLKKAY
- a CDS encoding nucleotidyl transferase AbiEii/AbiGii toxin family protein, which produces MQNLVSADFEEIFKILNEFGIKYLVVGAFAVINYTEPRYTKDLDILILPDINDHQRVYQALKKFGAPLQGINPEDFKNPELVYQIGVEPFRIDILTQIDGVKLPEVWDRKSEALYGDTLIHVLSFEDIVSAKRASARPKDLLDIDTLYYHQKIRSKKK
- the purL gene encoding phosphoribosylformylglycinamidine synthase subunit PurL, whose protein sequence is MNITPEIIQKHGLNLEEYQRILTIIGREPNLVELGIFGAMWSEHCSYKSSKVHLRKFPTTGKRILQGPGENAGVIDIGEGKALVFKMESHNHPSFIEPYQGAATGVGGILRDVFTMGARPIALLDSLRFGEVTHSKTKFLVNGVVSGIAGYGNCMGVPTVGGETSFEPCYNQNNLVNAMCVGLVDKNKIFKGIASGVGNPLLYVGSKTGRDGIHGAVMASAEFDEKSEEKRPTVQVGDPFTEKLLLEACQELFQKDFLIGIQDMGAAGLTSSSFEMASRSGTGLKMNLDAVPAREENMTAYEFMLSESQERMLCVVKKGFEEETITIFKKWDLDAAVIGEVTADGQMQIFYQGEKVVDLPIEPLVSQAPVYEREMRAPSGHNAPQPPLSLRGGVADSDNNQILLKLLSSPNLCSKRWIYEQYDHMVQLGTVVLPGSDAAVLRIPGTQKGVALSVDCNSIYCFLNPREGGKIAVAEAARNVVCSGAEPLAITDCLNFGNPEKPEVMWQFKEAVEGIAEACLALDTPVTGGNVSLYNETKGEAIYPTPTIGMVGVLENITHHTSSFFKAEGDLIFLVGETLDELGGSEYQKQIEGKVEGPIPILDLEKEKRVQAFVLEAIRTGLVQSAHDLSEGGLAIALAESCISGPKTFGVQMDLTPVGAIHELPLLFGESQSRVLLSASSNHKEKLLNLAKKHAVPFAQIGKVVGNQFELGNLISLPISEVKEKWENGFRETVLNS
- a CDS encoding amidophosphoribosyltransferase, yielding MCGIVGIYNHPEAAKLAYLGLYALQHRGQESGGIVTSDGLRLHSHRQMGLVADIFSEESFKKLPGNSAIGHVRYSTAGSSELKNCQPFVVDYSRGGIAVAHNGNLVNAMAVRAEFEAHGSIFQSTMDTEVIIHLIASSKQNSLVERVQFALNRIKGAYSLVFLTETRMIVARDPGGFRPLVLGDLHGSPVVVSESCALDLIEAKYVRDIEPGEIVVFDKDGAHSFKLPETKKHHCIFEYVYFARPDSKIDGDNVYDIRKGFGHQLAKEHPVEADIVVPVPDSGVPAALGYAEASGIPFQMGLIRNHYVGRTFIEPEDSIRHFGVKIKLNPIRDLIQGKRIVLVDDSIVRGTTSRKIIKMVRDAGAKEVHFRISSPPTKWPCFYGIDTPDRKQLIAATHEIDEIRRYITADSLAYLSTESLYWFQKGDSKGFCDACFTGRFPVPLTDHPEMTQFSLWED
- a CDS encoding DUF2283 domain-containing protein; this encodes MAFPLKDYLALLPTLKATPQGYLWSSYDEEADVLYVNFKKPSFATDSEITDEDIIIRYDENEDVVGLTILNASKR
- a CDS encoding SCP2 sterol-binding domain-containing protein — encoded protein: MSYFASSEKLQDILGNFFRLLANDSNIGPKLKASNLIVKFNYTEPALSITINCTKDPVEILFNDTTLKPEVEMTMKADTAHKFWFGKVNLVIALTRREITAKGSIPKVLKLLPVIKPAYALYPKFIQEKDAGLML
- the purQ gene encoding phosphoribosylformylglycinamidine synthase subunit PurQ, with amino-acid sequence MHFSIIVFPGSNCDRDCYHVVKNVLHQEADFIWHKDFVLPKTDCVILPGGFSYGDYLRCGAIANFSPIMKEVVAFANKGGKVLGICNGFQILTESRLLPGVLLRNKNLHFICKTVNLKVVNAQTSFTDNYKLATVVQMPIAHAEGNYFADPDTLKSLQDNQQIAFQYCDESGEVNEAANPNGALRNIAGIFNKEKNVLGLMPHPERLSESILGGEDGRKIFEGLL